GGAATTTGTTAGCTTTGCTCACAATAGCACTGGTTTTTTCCCTATGTAATCCAGTTTCAACCTTATGCAATCCAATATTTTATCTTACTTTTTAAGCTATGATAACCATCTTGTGTCTTTATTCAGATTACTGATCTCTTAATTTTTATCAAAATGGTATTTCAAATGGTTAGCCCTAGGAAATTCGGGTGTTAGATCCTATGAAAACACTCGAATTTATGTCCGGTCTTTTTCGTGTGTTTTGTCAGCTTCAGGCACTCGGGTGTCACATCCATCTAAAACACTCGGGTGTGGAATAGGTTCATCAAAAATATGGGTCCAGATCCCTTTTGTTAAACATCTCGACCTAGCAAGTAGGACCTCTACGACGGTAACGGGGTCTAATCTTGATGAAAATTATTTTCAGTTGGGAGGCGATCTCTGACTCTGTTGTGCTGGGTTCCAGACTTTTCCGTTCCAATTCAAAATAAAATTGAGTACATATACTAAAGCTCCAAGAATTGGAGCAACCTCATGAGTCgcggccccacgtggggcccgcgcactgttcatgcgggccccacatactattcacgtggggcccacgtactattcaggcgggacccacgtattattcaggcgggacccacgtgggacccatgtactattcaggcgggacccacgtggggcccacgattctattaagttagtctctttatcttagaaaaaatattttccttccattatttgacaatacaaaatatatttaactacttcctatatacaaaaataataactaaactttgtatactCCATTTACATGTGATAGTTGTACTGCTTCTTGGGTTTTGATTTCCCTCCGTAAACCCACAAAATATAAATaaactgttcattcatttctaatcttattTTTTCcctactaaagtaattaaactatacctactggcacaaaaaaaattcctaaggAAAAATTACCTGTACCTCTATACTACAATGCTTGAGATTTGCTCGCTCTCAGACACAAAACTACTATGCCGCTTTACTGTTAGATCTAACTCAATACATCGATACAATGTTGCTTCGAATATAGTAACGGATAATATCTTTCTATTAATACTTTAGATCCACGTTTTTGGTATAGGCGCGcgtagcgcgccaacctgactAGTAGTTTCCTAGGAGGCTCAGCTTTGCGATGATTGTACATAAGTCACAAGATCAAACTATCCCTAATAATATAATGTTGGTGTCTACCTCCCGAAGCCCATGTTTTTGTATGGACAATTGTATGTTGCAGTGTTGAGGGAAACCTCTAGAACAAACATCCAAATTCTCACTGCTCCCCCTAATGCCACCACTTGGATGATGAAGctaaaaggacaagaaaaatgctaAATACTAAGTGAAGGAGAAAACTTCATAGAAACAGAAGAAAAATGAAATTTCAAAGGCCAACTGAGCGTAGCTCAGCTGGTCTGCCCACCAAGATTTGAGTCCTCGACCCAGCACTGGTGCTCGTATTTTTCTGGATTTATTCCAGGATTTAACCAGTGCTAttctttcagtggtaggcgatgtACTCGTCAATAGCGAGGTGCCAGTGGTGACtttgtcaatctcgaggatctGCCAGCTCAGTCTCTCGGAAGTGCTCATAAGGGTAGGGTTGTATGCGTGCATTTGTGAGCGTCTGCGTTTGTACTGTGTTTctcgaaaaaaaggaaaagaaaaataccATAACGATATATGGTACTTTCACTAAGAATATTGTCTACATGGAGGGTTTAACTCCATAGTCTGAAGGTAATTGTATTGTCTTATTTGGTGTATTCATTTATTTTTAATGTATATATTAACACtactataaaaaatattaaccgCGACCTTTAAAGATGGCCTCAGAGGCGGGCATAATTTTTAACCACCTCGGTTAGTGCTctgcattaaccgaggcggtcacttTTTATTATCCGAAACTGTCACAGAAAACCGCCTCGCAAaatcgattaaccgaggcggacacTATTAATatgaccgcctcagttaataaatATTAACTTAGACGGTCATCCTAatttaaccgcctcggttaataattAATCGAGGTGGGCAGTGTAACTCATCCCCCTCGGTAAAATAGGCCCAGCGCACTAGCCCGAAAAGCCCAATTGCGAACATATATCTTTACCTACTTATATAGAGCAGAATGTTTCTGCGGTACTTTGACTTTTGATCCGTCATTAGACACCTACATATGGGCCTACATCATTCTGTCCCCACCGATTCCCTTCATATTACCCTATCGCACGTTGGGTCAAGTCCGATTCAATATCCACCACGTGCCACGCTATCTTTGCCGGTCCCAATTCGAATTGCTCTCCATCCTCCATAATTGTCGTGTGTCGTAACATGGTGACACCCTGGTCCTCGAGTCCGTGTGGCGGTGTGGGTGAACCTGCTTAGACGCTTAGTGTTCATGACGTTGAGCTCTTCCTTTTAGTGTACACTAGTGCAGGCATCGTTTCGAGGTTATCTCCGGCTCCTCTATGTCACCAACGTCCAATCCACTATCGCTCTTCTTGTCCTAGCAGGTGTGGCGCGTCCAATATGGCGGAATTGAATGAGCAAGCTAAGCAGCAGTAGGAAAATCCAACTACATGCACCCTTCTCTTTTATCTATACTTATTATTAAAGCGAGTAAAATTTTCACTCAAATTTTTAGTTTGGTTTGTCTGTGTTATTGATAGGTGGGTCTTAGTCCATCTCATATGCGAGTCAGACCGACCACTCCGCCCACGACTTGATCATGTAGATCTCTACAAATTAATATACATGCATTAATATATATCTgatacttataccaactttgTCCGTAACAACGCACGGACATAATTTCCTAGTATAAGATTAAATTGGACCCATCATACATCAACTTATGTGGTTGTATCACTTTAGTCCAATAAATTGGAAAATGCACAATATGATGCATGAACTTAACAAAAGTGTGCATCTAAGGTCACACATACGCCACATAGCATATTTAGGTCATAAGCTTTAATGTGGAGAAAAAGGAGGGCCATGATACAAATATCGGTGGCCTTTCATACCCATCGGCAGCTTCGTATTTCCACAGCAATTGGCGGCACTGATGGAACCTCAGCGACGTGCACCAGACGGTCTCCTTCCTGCGTATGGTTAGTCCATCTTCTCCTGCTAAAGGTCTGTGGAAGCCGGTCCTTGCACGATTATTTGTGGCCGCAACAAATCGAGTAGCATATGGCAGATTAGATGGGTATGGTAGATGCAACCTTGAAGCAGATGCAATGCATCCTTGGAGACAACAAGCTAGCAAGTCAAATTAACTTTGCCCATGTAAATACCAAACACGTGGTTGATAGCTTGGGATACAATCATGCAGATCTCTTGAAAACTATATGTGTTCTTAGGGCTTGCAATTGCAAGCTTATTTTTTCCTACTGAAAATCCTGACACATATGTGCCATGTATTCTTGTATGTAGGCTCGTCTGACGAATTTTTCAGTGCGGTACAAGAGGACGTGGTAAGAAAAGGGCTAAGAGAGATGATGATAGTATAGGAGAACTAAGTGTGCCGCAATAGATATAGAGGAGATTAACATTACACAAAATGCTCCAGTTAACCTTAGTCAGCAAGAATCTCAAGAATAATCCAATGTTTATCATGTGACTTGCCATGAATTTCTAGTACCATCACTAGTGCTTTCTCACAGTTTTTTATTGACAAATTAATATAGTTTTGTTTTGACTACAATATTCTTGTTTGTTTGTATTTTCAACTTGTGTGTTTGCTTATAATATTCTAGGCCTTGAGAACTCGGAACATTAAATTTTGATGTTAGACTATCAACAGTGGACACAAAAGCAAACAACAGATATATGTTCATGTGTAATGAGCTATCGACAGATTGAACTGGGCAGATAGATAGCGTGAGCATCATCACTTGGCAGAGACGACCAATGTCAGCCAAGAGATATTTTGCATTATGGTCATCTCTCTTGTCCACATTAAAGCTTGTGACCTAAATATGCTTTGTGGTGTACACATGATCGTAGATGCACACTTTTGACGAGTTCATGCATCTATCCATGTGTTTTACCATTTGTTGGACTAATGTGATACAACCGCACAAGTTGATGTATGATGGGTGCAATTTAAACAATATACAAATACTCCCtccccaaaaccctagctctATCCTCTCAATTATTCCCCCACCCCAACTCCTCCCAGCCTcaactggcggcggcggcgccaacctcccctctctctctatctctatctctctctctctcctcccagcGCCGACCTCAcaacggcagcggcgcggcggcccgaGCGCGAGGCAGCGGGGGGCGTGTGGCGGCGGCTCCGAGCGCgcggaggcagcggcggtgggTGGCCCCGAGTGTGCGGAGGCGGCAGCCCCGAGCgggcggtgcgcggcggcgcagcggcggtcCCGAGCTTGTCGCCGATGGATGGTAGCCACTGAggggagctcgagctcaccctCACCGGATCTGCTGCGAGGCACGTCAGCTGGCGCCAGCGacgggcgagcgcggcggggcgaggcgagggcggcggcggtggtggcgggcggTGGGCTCGGCGGGTCTGTGATGGGCTCGGCgagctttctctttttttaatttttttattctatttACTGAGGCGGGCATGaaaaccgtctcggttaatgccATGATTAACCGTGACGTTGGCTCCGAGACGGTTTTTgcaactgcctcggttaatactTTTTGCCTGTCTCGGAAAAGATTTCTGTAGCAGTGTAATGTAACATTATTTGATTGCTTAATAATGACAGGAAAGTGTAATTTCTTCGTTGAGGTGTACATGGATATCGTGGGAAGTCCACTCGGATTTAGGCATGTTTGTAGCAGTGGCACAATGGAGTCCGGAAGATAACTTTATTAGATTGCATTGGTATATGTGGCGATTATACATCACATATTATGATCGAATTTTATGTTATGATTTCCGAACTTTTACTTCGCAAATACCTTCTGTTTAGGATACATTGTAGCCACCTAATCAGCCACCACTGCAttagtaatattttttttgtcagCGTGTAATATTTCTGCTGGATGTTGAGAGCAAGTTTAGTAACAGGTTTAAGCAGGCTGAATGCTAAGgcggagaagagaggagaggagagaagcGCGGGATTTAAGCTTTGCTGCCGGCTTCGACATAAGAACGGCCCGGAGAGGGTAGTAGTTAGATCTGAGATGTTTTGCTAGTTTTCCTATTTctcaaaataaaatattatataaataagtATTTCTTCTATTACTTTCTAGAAGGTAATATGCTATAGTAACCGTCCGGATCTCTTTAAATGGATGGCTCACAGCTCACAGTTAGTTTGGAGTACCTCAGCACCATTAGGCATTAGCAAAACTCGAGACACAATCTGGTTCTCCCTTATTTAAATGGTAAAGGAAAACAAGGATACGTCCTACAGCAAAGAAAGTTCTCACAATGCAACAGTGGTTCATTTTAGAAAAGTGAGAGAATATTCGTGTGCTTTGCTGTAAAGTTGCTTATGAGGCAAAAGGCTAATGTCGCATTGCTCTAAAAAGGCAGGGTAATGAGTATTGGAGCTGCATTTAAGAACACAGTGCATTTTTCGACCTAGTTTATATCATATAGTAAGTTGCTCACTCCATAAACAAGTATATCTCCGCTTCCTTTCATGTGTGTAGCAATCAACTAGGACCATTTGGCCCACACTTGATTTCCATTAGCAACTTTCAAGCTGCTAAAGACTTTCTGCTGTTTCTCCAAAGTGTACTATCTCAGCTTCCATAATTGTTGAAGAAAATTGCACATCATTGCAACCACAAAATCATAATGAAGAAACCGGTACGATGCTGAAACACTTTTGCAAAGGTGTTGGTAGCTTTGAACTAATTTTTTAAGCGACTTGCTACCCAAATGGTACTATGGTATAATATGAACTGTAGGCTCATTTCTTATCGTGCCAACTTGCAGCGTGTTTGCAATTGTTTACATTTTTAACTTCTCAGATTCTTCAGCTCAGAACCACGTACCTCCCATTATATTGCCGCTCTTACAAGATATATAGACCGCCTTCCCCTCCCATGTAATGCTCCATGGCTGCACACCACACCGTACTGTAGTGagcggagagagggagggaggggagggaaggaggaagatGAGCAACCATCATAGGTTCAAACTATCCCATCTCATGCCAAACTCATGGTTCTACAAGCTGAGGGACATGAAGAGACCAAGGCCACGGTCAACAAGCCAAAGAAACATCGAAATAACAAGGACCTCCAAGAGATCAAGCCACTACTACCATGGAACCACAACTCCAAAGCCTCTTCCATTATCGCCACAAAGATCCTACCACTACATGAACACAAAGCACATGTCACTTGAGAAGCTACGCCCCTCCGCTCTCCATCTTAATCCAAAGGCATCAGACATCCCATTCCCTATAGACCATCACCGCCATCAccaacatcatcatcatcactcgcCAGCATCGACGGCAAGTGCCATCGTCATTGATAAAGCCAACCACGAGTTTCAAGAATTGCAGCTACGTCCAATTCGCACCAGGCCAGCGCCTACCCACGGATCAACAAGTGGTACGTGCCCGAGTTCACCGAGGCTGAGGAGTAGAAGGGTACATGCTCTCACTGATGGTAGGGTCAGCACTACTAGAGCTAGCGGTCACCGGAGAAGTGCCGCGAGGAGGAGCTTTGCCGTCGTGAAGGCATCGATGGACCCGCCCAGCGACTTCAGAGAGAGCATGATGGAGATGATCATTGAGAACAACATGCACACGCCGGAGGATATGCAGGAACTTCTTGAGTGCTACTTGTCGCTGAACTCCAGGGAGTACCATGGAGTTATCATGGAGGTGTTCGGGGGAATTTGGCTAGAGATTGCTAAAGACATTGTTGAGGATGAGGTTATGTGATGTGACAACCGGCAGTCTCGGAGATCAATCTGTAAATTAAGCGCCAATGGGCTGTATATGCCTGTGAATTTGTAAATAAATGCATGTGCCGTCAGAGTGTATATGATTTTACTTATAATTAGTAAATTTGTAGATGATTTTAATTATAATAAGTAAACTACAAGCTGTATTATAAAATTTAATTCGATCATTATGACTTGTGTTTGTGCTAACTCATAGGTAAATGTGGTCCCCTTTAACACTGCTTTTGCTGGTGTTAACGTAAAAGGatgtattatatatatggtTCGTGCCATATAGCTTTTGCTTGGGCAAAAACCAGCATAAAGAAGAGCCTAGTTGGAGGGAAGCAAATGCGCGTCTCGGTTCAATGATGCTGCTTCATTTCCAGCTTCCAGTGAGCTAGTACTCTGTCATTTTATATATAGCAGTTTGGCTTCTTTTTCCACGGACAAAGTCATTAGAAAAATAGTTCATCTATGTTGGGATCCAAGTTGCAAAACCCAAAAAGAAAGGGAAGAGAATGGTGAACAAAACGGTTTCGGGAATGAAAAATGCAGTATAATTCTCCCAAAAAATCGACCCTGTATAATGAAGATGTGTGGGGTTATTTATACCCCCGACCTCGGTTACATGATTCCAAAAATGCCCCCAATTGCTTTCAGTACACAGAGAGTATTCCGGGCAAATGGTCATTTCCTAGGGTTAGTGTGTACAACATGAACACTATTACAAAGACACGTTTCTCATGTGACCCCGGGAGGTCGGAACCAGTTTTGGGTCTTCGGATTTCACGTGTCTGTCTCTGCTTGACGGACCTGGGAAGCCCTCACCACCTTCGGAGGTCTTCACACATTTCCTCTGCCATTCAGCCATCAATCGAGGACCTCCAACCGCAGCGGAGTGAAGCCCTCGAGCAGAGTCAGATTCAAATTTCATGCAGTGTGAATCATATGGTCTGAGAGATTTGAGATTATATAACCTAAGTGAATGGGTAATATCTTCTTTACTTGACGTTTGTCATACTTGTTTTTACATGTGAATGGTGGTGGTGTTGATGCCAGAGCAGCAAGTTGAAAAAAAATCTGTTGGTTTTGTTGTAATCCTCTAAATCTTTCAACTTGCAAACAAGCACATGCTTTA
The nucleotide sequence above comes from Panicum virgatum strain AP13 chromosome 3K, P.virgatum_v5, whole genome shotgun sequence. Encoded proteins:
- the LOC120701444 gene encoding transcription repressor OFP1-like — encoded protein: MSNHHRFKLSHLMPNSWFYKLRDMKRPRPRSTSQRNIEITRTSKRSSHYYHGTTTPKPLPLSPQRSYHYMNTKHMSLEKLRPSALHLNPKASDIPFPIDHHRHHQHHHHHSPASTASAIVIDKANHEFQELQLRPIRTRPAPTHGSTSGTCPSSPRLRSRRVHALTDGRVSTTRASGHRRSAARRSFAVVKASMDPPSDFRESMMEMIIENNMHTPEDMQELLECYLSLNSREYHGVIMEVFGGIWLEIAKDIVEDEVM